The nucleotide sequence TTGGCGCGGCGTCGGCCAAGCGCACCCGCAGGCCGGGCAGGTCGTGAAGAAACACCTCGTCCTCGGCGGCCGCGACGAGCCTGTCGGCCGGCACGCAGATGGCCAGCCCACGCAGGGCATCGGCGGCGGTGCGGTCCGGGACGTTGTCCAGGGTGATGAGGATGCGGTCCTGGTGGGGCCGGGCGGCGCGCACCACATAGTCCCTGCCGCGCCCGGGGTCCGACGGCGGCGACAAGCGCAGGGTCGAACCTCGGGCGAAGTAGGTTGGGGAATCGGCGTGGCTGTCCACGACGAGTTCTCCCCGGACGCCGTGGGGGCGGGCGACCACCCCCACGATGATGTATTTGCTTGCGGCCATGGACCGTCTGCCTTGGTTGCGGCGCGGGCCGTGCGCGCCGGCCGGGT is from Solidesulfovibrio magneticus RS-1 and encodes:
- the rimM gene encoding ribosome maturation factor RimM (Essential for efficient processing of 16S rRNA), yielding MAASKYIIVGVVARPHGVRGELVVDSHADSPTYFARGSTLRLSPPSDPGRGRDYVVRAARPHQDRILITLDNVPDRTAADALRGLAICVPADRLVAAAEDEVFLHDLPGLRVRLADAAPTDPDLGVIEDVRDYGGPEIWVIRDAKGREILFPATDDFVPDVDLDAGVVTIDPPPGLLDIYLVDE